One Helicobacter suis HS1 genomic window, TAAACGGCGAGTTTAACGGCATGTTTAACTTTATGCAAAGCATCAGCGTGGGGCTATCCCAAAAATTTGATGTGAATGGTAAGCGGCATACTAAAAAGCAAGTGATTGATTTAGAGAGCCAAAAAAAGCTTTTAGAACTCCAAAAACTCAGACAACAAATTGCCATTAATATTTTAATCAATGCTATTAATGTTTATAAAAATACCCAAAAATTGACCTTACTCAAAGAGGCATTGGGTAACTTAGATAGTTTGTTATATAAGGCCATGCACTCTAGTAGCCCAGATGCCATTGCGATTGCTAAAATTGAAGTGCTTAAATCCCAATTACAAATCAAACAAAGCGATTTAGAAGACGCGCTAGATAATAACAAGATTAGTATTAGCGAATTAACCTTTAACCAAAGTGATCTTTTAAGCCTTGCGCCTAGCGCGCTTGTTTTTAATCCGGATGAGGAATTAAAGGCGATCATGAGTACTAACCGCGAGATTAAGATCGCAGATTTACAAGATAGCCAATCTCTTAAAAACATTACGCTAGCTAGAAAAGGCTTTTTAGATGACATCAATGTAACCGCTAACTACCTCTTCAGACGGCACATCTTTGATATGTTTACCGTTGGTATAGCTATTCCTCTACCTCTTTATGGCAAACAAAGTAACACCTTACAACAAAAGAAAGAGGAACATTTAGTGGCTCTTAAAGAAGTAGAAAATACCAAAAATAGAGTGATGCACACAGCTAAAAAATTGCTTAAAAGAATCGCACAGCTACAAAGAAATCTAACCAGCATTGATCAAATTTTAAAAGCCAATGGGCATATTGTACAAATTTATGCGAATAATTTACCCTCTTCAACAGATTACAACACCTATTACAGCGCCTTTAACGATGAGATTAATACACAGCTTTCTAAAATTGATACCCAAAGCGAGCTTTCTACAACTTATTTGAATTTAGAGAATCTCAAAGGGCTTTGGTGATACCGCGGTTATGGGGGGTGGTTTTATTATGTTGTTTGTTGCAGGCTAAGGGGGGGGATAGCATTAAGGTGATGCTTAAAGAGATCACTCCCTTTAGGCAGTATTATGCGCTCTTAGAAGCAGATGAAACTAAAGTTTTTTCTTATAATATCCGTTTTGATGGCTATGTTGAAAAACTCTATGTGAATCAAACCTACCAAAACATCAAGGCCGGGGATAAGCTTTTTAATATTTATTCCCCCTCTCTTATTAGCGTGCAAAGCGAATTGCTCTCTTCTGTGCGCTTTAATAAACAAGTAGATCAAATGCGCGAAAAATTGCGTCTTTTAGGCGTTCCTACCTATGAGATTGACAATATCATTAAAACTAAAAAGATTAAAAATAATATTGATATGCGCGCGCCTTTTAGCGGGGTGATCTTTACTAAAAATATCAACGAAGGTGGGTTTATCAAAAGCGGGGCAGAGATTTATAAAATCATTGATCTGCGTTCGTTATATGTGTTAGCTAAGGTCAATCAAGAGGATTTAGATTTTGTACGCCACCTTTCTAAAGCTAGTATATCTATTGAGGGGGTTTCTGGAGTTTTTCCCTTAAAATTTGATCGCATTAACCCCTTCATCGGAGCACAGGATAAAATGGTACAAGTACGCTTTATCCTAAATAATCCTGCTCTAATTTTTTTCCCTAACATGTTTGCTAGGGTGAGTATCTACCAACAGGCTAGAAAAATGCTAGTCTTGCCTAAAGAAGCAGTGCTAGTTAAAAATGATAAAACTATCGTCTTTAAAAAAGAAGACGGGGATTTTACCCTCACACCGATTAAGGCCAAACGAAATAGCGATGGGAGTTATGAAATTTTAGAGGGGCTAAAGGCAGGTGATGAAGTTGCCAAAAACGCCCTCTTTATTTTAGATGCGGATGCGATTAATAACGGGGATGAGTGATGATTAATGCGCTAATCTCTTTGAGCATTAAGAATAAATTAGTCGTTGTAATGGTGGTTTTTCTACTTTTTTTGATCTCACTTTGGGCTATGAAAAACACCCGTTTAGATGCCTTGCCTGATCTCTCGCCTACTCAGGTGGTGGTACAAGTAAGTTATCCTAACCAAAGCCCAGAGGTGGTACAAGAGCAGGCGGTTTATCCTTTGGTGTCTAATTTAATGGGCATTGCTGATGTAGAGACTGTGCGCGGGATTGCTAGCTATGAAACCGGTTTGATTTATATCATCTTTAAAGACGGCGTGGATTTGTATTTTGCCCGCGATCGCGTCTCTGAGCAAATGGCACGAGTGAAATTGCCCCCAGAGGCTAAAGTGGAAATGGGTAGCGATTCTACCTCCATTGGTTGGGCTTACCAGTACGCGCTTAAAAGTAAAACTAAAAATCTAGCCGAACTTAAAACCCTGCAAGATTTTTACTACCGCTACGCACTTTTAGGAGTAGATGGGGTAAGTGAGGTTGCTAGTGTGGGGGGCTTTGAGAAGAACTACGAGGTAACTATCAATAATGACGCGCTGGTCAAATACGATCTAAGCATAACAGATGTGATCAATGCCATTAAAAAATCCAATCAGGATACAGGGGGAGGGATCATCTTAGAAAATGGATTTGAAAAGATTATCCATGCACAAGGTTATACTAAAGGCCTGAAAGACTTAGGAGAGATCGTACTCAAAGCGCCTAATCGCACGCCTATTAAATTAACAGACATCGCAACAATCAACTTCACGCCTAAACCGCGGCGCTCGGTGGCTAATCTTAATGGTACAGATGAGGTGGTGGGCGGAGTTGTGATGGTGCGCTACCACGCAGATACCTACAGCATTTTAGAGCGTATCAAACAAAAAATCGCGCGTTTGCAAGAGGGCGATCCGGATGTGCAAATTGTACCTGTCTATGATCGTAGTGAGCTTATTAAAAAGGGTGTAGAGAATTTGATCCACACACTCATAGAGGAGAGCATCACGGTCTTAGTCATCATTGCTATTTTTTTATTGCACTTTAGAAGTGCGCTAGTGGTGATCATCACGCTACCTTTGTGTGTGTGCCTGAGCTTTTTACTCATGCACTTTTTTAACATTGAGGCTAGCATTATGAGCTTAGGCGGCATTGCTATTGCCATTGGGGCTATGGTGGATGCAGCCATTGTAATGGTAGAAAATGCCCACAAACACTTAAGCCATGCCAATATCCAAAATGATGAGGAGAGGCAAGGGGCTATTATTGAAGGGGTCAAACAGGTAGGACCGGCGATCTTTTTTGCGTTGATGATCATCGTGGTTTCTTTCTTGCCCATCTTTGATTTAAGCGGTCAGGAAAAACGGCTCTTCTCGCCTTTAGCCTACACTAAAACCTTTGCCATGCTAGTTGGGGCATTGCTTTCTATTAGCATCGTGCCTATTTTAATGCTCTTTTTTATCAAGGGCAAGATTGTAGAAGAGTCTAAAAATCCTATCAATGCTTTTTTCATTAAGATTTATGGGGTGTGTTTGACCTTTGTGTTGCGCTTTAAATATGTCTTTTTAGCGCTAAGTGTACTGGGTTTAGGTGGGCTTTATTTTGTGTATAAAAGGCTTAACTGGGAGTTTATCCCCTCTATTAATGAGGGCGTGGTGATGTATATGCCAGTAACGACTAATGCCGTAGGCATTGATACGGCCAAAAAATATTTAGAGGAGACTAATAAGCGCATTAAGGCTATCCCTGAAGTCAAGCAAGTTTTTGGCAAAGCCGGCCGGGCTAATAGTAGTAGCGATAGCGCGGCTCTTTCCATGCTAGAAACCTATATTGAGCTTAAACCCAAGTCTGAATGGCCTGAGAAAATCACCTACAAGCAACTTAGGAATAAATTAGAGCAAGCTTTGCAGTTAAAAGGCCTCGTTAATTCTTGGACCTATCCTATCCGTGGGCGTATTGACATGCTTTTAACAGGAATTCGTACGCCTCTTGGCATTAAACTGTATGGCAAAGACCCCTATTTATTACAAGATTTAGCGATCCAAATGGAGCAAAAATTAAAAACTCTCCCTGAGTCTCTTTCTGTTTTTGCGGAGAAATCTAATAATGGCTACTATCTCAATGTTGACTTGCGCCAAGAAAAACTAGCTGAATATAACATCACCAAAGAGAGTGTTTTAAATATGATTTCTTATGGCGTGGGCGGGGCGCGGGTCTCAACTTTAATTGATGGGGTGGAGAGTTATCCTATTAGCGTGCGCCTTAAAGATGTAGAGCGCGATAACATAGAAAGCCTAGATAATCTTTATATCAAAACGCCCTTTAGCTATGTGCCCTTAAGAGAATTTGCCCGCGTTTATTATGAAAACGCTCCTGCGGTGCTTAAAAGCGAAAAGGGCTTGAGCGTGCATTTTATTTACATCGTGCCTAAAAATGGGGTGAGCTCAGAGACTTACCGCCAAGCGGCTATGAAAGCCTTAGAGAGTGTGAAATTACCCACGGGCTATTATTACGAATTTTCTGGGGAGAGTCAGTATTTAGATGAAGCCTTTGCTACCCTTAAATACATTGTGCCTATAAGCATTTTTATCATTTTTCTTTTAATTGTCTTTGCACTTAAAAATACGATTAATTCCTTACTCTGCTTTTTTAGCCTGCCCTTTGCTTTTTTAGGCGGATTAGTTTTTATGAATATCATTGGCCTAAATTTAAGCATTGCTGTTTTGGTGGGCTTTTTAGCGCTTTTGGGTGTGGCCTCTGAGACGGCTATTGTGATGATTATCTATTTAGAGGACGCCTACCAAAACTTTTTAAAACAAAGTGAACAAACCAGCGCGCGTTTAAAAGAGGCGATTATGCATGGGGCAGTGCAGCGGGTGCGCCCTAAACTAATGACCTTTTTTAGCATTTTGGTTTCTTTGATCCCTATTATGTACTCTCATGGTGTAGGCTCTGAGATCATGCACTCCATTGCTGCTCCCATGTTAGGTGGCATGATCACTAGCGTAGTGCTCACCCTTTTTATTATCCCTACAGCGTATTTTGTGATCAGAAATGCCGGGTTAAAGAAGGACTTTTCAGCGTCATAGAGAAAAAACCCAGCCTCAAAGTTAATTATGGTTAGGGCGTGCTCTTTACAAAGCATTTTGTTTTGGAGGGCGTGGTGTGAGTCCTTATTTTAACAAAGTATTAAATGTTGCAGATTGTGCTGTGAAGGACTTAGTCTTAATCAAGCCATTAAGGCATTATGCTAGAAAGTTAGGCGCTTTCAATTTAGTGGTATTGCAGGCCTTGCTAATTGTGCTAATATGATCGCGCTTTGCGGTGAGTGCTAAGCGCATTTTAATGCTACTTTATGCATCCTACCTTTGCTAATGGCACTGAGATTATCTAGCTTATCACCCTGCCCTTTAGTAAACTTAATAAGGCTATCAAGGGCTTTTTCTGTGCTATTGTGCGCATCTCTTAGCCCTAATTTCTTAACATCTTTTAGGGTCTGTTTCATAGTCGCATAATCATTTAGCGCGGTGTTGTAGAGTTCTTTGTATTGATCTACTTTATTTTTAGGGAGTTGTTCAAATAAGTTATCAATGCCTGCTTTAATGTCTCTTCTTAAAAACCCTTCTAAAGCTCTATTGATATAATCTTTAAAGTTAGGGTCTTTAGTATTCTTGTGATAAGCATTAAGGAGCTTAAGAGAGCTATTGAGTTGTCTAAAGTTCACCCCTGCAGGGTTATAAATGTTTTTCTCAATCACATTTAAAAAGCCTTTAGCCTCTTGATCTAAACCTTGATCTTTTAACTCGGCTTTAAACTGGTTAAAACTTAATCCATTGGCTTTATTCTCTGGGTTTAGTGTGGTCTTAATATCGTTTGTTAGCACCGCTGGGATTGTTTTGTCTATAGCGTCGTTATAACTTTCCTTAGTGCCTTTTTCTAGATCATCAAAGATTGCCTTTATATCGCCCTTATTTAGCTGGAGATTTTCAAGCTGTTCTTTTAGGTTTGCTGTAGTCTTGTTTAGAATACTTTTAAGGGTGTTATGGGCTTGTACACTGCTATTTGCCGCTTCAGTTAGAAAGGCTAATAAATTCCCGCTCTCATCGGCTCTAATAGCCCTAATAAAGCCCTCTTGTCTCTCTGTATGTGTGGGCAAAGTTAGAATATTATAAGCACTATCAAAGGCTTTAAGCGCCCCGCTATCCTCCCCAAAACTACTTGCTATTTTCTCTCTTAGTGGGCTTTTAGCATTTTCAAATTTAGTCCCACCTCCAAAGCTTTGCCCAAATTCTTTTAAGGCCTGTTCTTGTTCTGGAGTGTAAACCTGATTGATAAGTCTTTGTGCGGCTCTATCATTTCCACTCATTGCCCGCTTAAGTGTGCCCACTACGGGTAGATAATCACTAGCTCTACCTAAAGCTTTAGGTAAGTCTGTGGCTTTACTAATTGCTTTAGCCGCTCCTAAAAAGGCAACATCACCCACTACACTTAATAACCCCTCTTGTGTGGCATGTTTGATTGTTTCGTTGAAGTTTTGATCGCGGTTTAGCACAAAATTAGTTAGGGCTGCATCACCTGCACCTCCAACAAATGCCCCAATTGCTCCGCCTGCAATAGTGCCTACTAATCCGCCTCTGCTGCCTCTGCTTGCCCCCTTAGCTGCGCCTACTAGACTGCCTACTAAACTCCCTGTTATACTGCCTGCATTGGCTGCAATAATGTTTTTAAAGTTATCAAAGAAACTATCATTAACTTTATAGGTTTTGTTATCTTTAATGGCGTAAATCTCGCCCTTGTTGCTAAACTCTAAGTTATCAAACCCTAAACCTTTAGCAATATCTGTTGCGCCTTTTCTATATTCTGCCACTTCTTTAGGATCACTCCCAAAGATCAAACTAGCTACACTTTTACCGGGTGCGATATTGTCATACAGCGTTATGGCCTTTTGGAGGTCTTTAGTGATCGCTTGAGATTTTAAATTTTCTTGATATTCCTTTAAGTCCTCGTTTTCATCTTTGAATAAGCTATTAAAGTAATTCGTTAAGATGTTTCTATCGCGATAGATTTGGCTTTTCTGTTCCTGACTTAAGTCTTTAGCATTCTTAACTTTTAAAATACTTTGGCGGGTGATTTCTGCCTTGTATTCTCTAGCGCCTTTGTTGAGGCCGTTTAGACTTAATAACATGCCATTTGGTGAGCGTCATTTAAGTATCCCCTTAGTATCATATAATATGTAGTCTAAATCGGGGGTAGTGTTTTTTTGAAAAAGATTGTAATCGATGTAACCGTCCTTTTAGAAGATCTGACAGGTCTTGGGTACTATACTCTGAATTTAGTTCAATCTTTAGAGAAGCATTTTGAAAATAGAGATGATATAACAATCAAGCTTGTTGCCCAAGACAAGCTTTATAATCTCGCATTTTTTGGTAGTTCTGCGTTTTTTAGTGACCCTGTGTTTTTTGATAGTCTCACAGAATTTGAGCAGCAACATCCCCTGCAAGACACTAATCGCGTTTCTGAAAAATTAACCCAACATGCCAAGCCACACATTTTGAGGCGCATTCTGGGTAAAATTTATCGCTCACGATAACGATGTCTATGCACTTGCTGGAATAGAGGATCAAAGGCTATGAAGTTGAGTTAGCTCTTGTTTCTAATAAAAGTGCAGTCATAGCTCCTATTGAGGTAGCTTTAAATGGCTGATATACTAGAGACTACAGCAAAAGAAGCTGAGAGACTGCTATTGCAAAACGGCTTTACTTTTGCTAGACAAAAAGGTAGCCATAGAATTTACTTAAAAGGTGAGATCAGACAGGTTTTACCCTTTCATTCTGGTAAAACTCTGCACCCTAAAATAATAAAACAGATCATGGAAAACATGCTTAAATGAAGTCTAGCGAAGTCTTAAAGATTTTAAAAATATCCCGTGTTACTCTTTGGAAGTATGTTAAAAGCGGAAAGATACGCGTAAAAACTGAGCCCCATTCTTTTTCTATGAAAATCGATAACGATGTCTATGCACTTGCTGGAATAGAGGATCAAAGGCTAAATGTGATTTATGCTAGGGTGAGCACTAACAAGCAGAAACAAGACTTGCAAAATCAAATGGATAATAATCTTGCTTTCTTGAATGCTAAAGGGATTTCTGTAGATAAAATCTACTCTGATATTAAAAGTGGCATGACCTTAGATCGACCCGGTTTTATGCAACTTCTTTCTGATGTGATGGATTATAAAATCAAGGCGGTTTATGTTTCTTATAAAGACAGACTAGCTAGACTAAGCTATGAATTGGTAGAAAAGCTATTCACGAGTTATGGAACTCAGATTATCATCATTAATCAATGCAAGTCTAAAAGCTTAGAACAAGAACTCTTTGAGGACATCATGCAAACAATCCATTCTTTTTCTATGAAAATGTATTCTAAACGAAGGATTGCTAAGAAACTCTTGATAGAGAGTAAGGCTAATCCTGATCTCATTAATGCACTTAATGGTGAAACAGATGATTTTAACTGAACGCCACATTATCAAGCCCAAGCACCCTTGCTTTGCTAGTATTAAGAATTTCTGTCATCTGTCTAAAAATCTCTACAACTATGCTAATTTTATTCTAAGAGAGCATTACTTAGCAGGATTTAAGCTCCCTACCCCTTATGATCTTATTAATCGCTTTGTTAAAGAAAACCAGAGAGATTATAGAGCAATGCCAGCCCAGAGTGCCCAGCAGGTTATTATGCTTTTATCTAAGAACTGGAAATCTTACTTAAAAGCGATCAAAGCCTACAAGGCTAAACCTTCTAAATTCTTTTCTAAACCTAAAATCCCTAAGTTTAAGCCTAAAAAGGGCGTTTCTATCGGTGTTTTTATAAACCAACAAATCTCACTCACAAAAGGAAACCTCACTAAAATTAAATTCCCTGCAAGAGCCAATCTTAAACGGCTTATCACTAAGGTTAAAGAGACTTCTAGGCTAAAGCAAGTGCGCGTAATTCCTAAAACCACTTGCTTTATCGTGGAAGTTGTTTATGAGCAACCCACAAACAAACCACAAGTTCAAGGCGATGGTATTATGGGTATTGATCTAGGTGTTAACAACTTCGTAACTGCAATAGATAATCAAGCTAGCCCCTTTATTATCAAGGGCGGAGGTGTTAAATCTATCAATCAGTGGTTTAATAAACTCAAAGCCTATTATGCAGCTAAAGCCAAGTTGTCTAACAATTCTTATTGGACTAAAAGACTAGGTGCTTTAACTCTTTGGCAGGATTGTAAGCTAAATGACTTCATGCATAAGGCGAGCGCTTATGTGGTGGGGCATTGTTTGAAAAACTCTATCTCTACCATTGTGATAGGCGAGAATGAAGGCTGGAAACAAAAGCTAGGTCTATCTAAAAGAAATAACCAAAACTTTACTTATATCCCTTATCAATCTTTCCTAGATAAGTTGCGCTACAAATGCGAACTTGCTGGCATTAAGCTGCTCATTACAGAGGAAAGTTGGACGAGCAAGTGCGATCATTTAGCTAACGAGACTATGCAACACCACGAGCAGTATCTAGGCAAACGGGTCAAGCGAGGCTTATTTAAGTCAAGCACTGGTAAATTCTTAAATGCTGACATTAACGGGGCTATTGGTATTCTTAGAAAAGTATTCCCTGACGCGGTGCAAACCCTAAGGGATAGCGGAGTAGTGTTCACCCCTGTAAAAATCTCGTTGGCGTTCTAGAAACACGATGGGAAAATTTACGAAAAATAACTTAAATACCCTTAAATTGGTTAAATGGTTTTTTGGACATTGTTACTTTTACACTTAATATTGCGGGGGAGGATACACATTGTTACAACTTTAGCACCTGCACTTGATAAACCTGAGAAAGTGAAAAAGTTAGTAATGGAGATCGTTAAGGAGGTAGAAACAAGAGGTAAAGACAAACCCGATGGCTATCACAAGTAAAAACTACAACCGCCCTTCTTTAGTGGCGGTGATCCACTAACTGATTGTTATCTATCAAATTTCACTCTGTTATTTGCATTTTCATACTTACCACCCGCTTATATCCCCTAAAAATAGGCTTTTTGTTAATTTTGTTATGGGTTTTACCTTTTGCCCCTGTTGGATTAAATATTTTTTTCAGCCTGTGTGAGATCAACTAATTCTTTGCTTTCAAAATAAACCAAGCTTTTAGCTATTTGCATAACTAACCCCCATAACACATAACAAAAAAGGGCAAAAAGCCCGATAAATAGGGGCTTACAAGAGTGTTTTTTAAATAGTCAAACCCATAACAAGGCAATAAAAAGCCCATAACTGAATAACTAGGGTGAATTGAGGTGTTTTGACATACTTCCCATAGCTAAAGCTAGGGGCTTTACGGCGCAAGTGGTAAAGTCTGGTGAGAGTATCTAAAAGGTTTAGAGGTTGAAAGCGGTTGTGGTGAGTTACAAAGCATTTTAGACTTTTATTTAAAGCTTTTTATTATGAGATGACGCAGGGCTGATGCTATTTTGTGGATTAAGATTACTGACCTGTTGGATTAAATATTTTTTTTCAGCCTGTGTGAGATCAACTAATTCTTTGCTTTCAAAATAAACCAAGCTTTTAGCTATTTGCATAACTGGAAAATTAGAACCTGTGAAAAAGTCAGAGATACCATCCAACCCATCCTTTAAACTGACAGATCCCGTTTTTAGAATTGCAATAATGTCCCTATAATCTTTTATTTCTACCCTATCAACCACAACTTTCAATTTAGTGATTAAAAGAGATTTCATGTCTGCTAGCCGTAAAATACCATCAGGTGTAGTGGTTGGCTGAGCCTTTTTGACAAAATCAAGTTCTCCAAAACAGGATATATGGACATGATTTGCAGTTAAAAATTCAAAAGTGTTGTGATCCTCTTGTAGAACTTCTGCTATTTCTAAGCCGCGTAGGTGTCTTAACACTTCTTTATTTACCTTCTCAGCTGAGAAAAAATCAAAATCAACAGATGTTCTATGCCCTAACTGCAGTGTCAGAGCCGTGCCACCAAATAATACATACCCTTGATCTGTAATCTGTCTTAGATACGGATAAATCTCTAATTGTTCGGGTGGCAATATTTCCTTGTAGAACATTTCTATCCCTTGAATAAGCGGTAGTCTGGGGCGTAATCTTTGAAGCGCACAGGTATGGGTGGGACTTTTATACTACCATAAACAAAGTAATGCCAAAAATACCAATTCTTAGGATTAAACCAACCTGGTTGTGCATTCTTAAGAACATGCTTAAAGATTTTAGAATTGAGTTGGATCAAAACATTAAAGCTTTGCAAACTATTTGCCAAACACATGGCACTAGCAATTAATCTAAAGGGGTGTTTGTTGATAGCATTTTCATAAGTCTCCCACCAAATGTAGTTGTGTTCTGCCAAGTATTCCAAGATTTTTATATCTCTGTGTGTGAAAAGATACTGATACTCCTCTAGCTGTGTCATATCACCACCATATACGGCTAATTTTAAGAATTTTTCTAGCCTTTATAATCGTTACCCAATTGCGCCGTAAAGCCCCTAGCTTTAGCTATGGGGGGTATGTCGAGGCTGATTGCAATTTTTAATGCCACGCATTTATTGTACCTTAAATAATTCCAATTTGAAAATTTTGTAACACTTAAAATATTAAACTCAACCTTATACTTTTTTTAAGCGCCTTTAACCCCAGATCAGCCGTGTATTCTCCAAACCGCTAATCACCTGTCATGCTAAACACACAGCAACAACGGCATTTAATCCCTCTTTTGGGGCTCCGGAGGGCTACTCCCTGTTAAATCACCTACTCCTTGCCTTCAGAGGGTGTGGGGGGTCTTTATGTTGTTGTGTTTGTGATTCACTATCCCTTTGGTACTTACAAACAAAGTCTAAAGCTCTTGTATAAGCCACATCCATAATCTTTTCTTTGCGTTTTTCCAAGATAACTTTTAAAAAATCCCTATGCAGTGTGGATGCTAGGGTATTATCAATGATCGCATGTATCTTTGCCATGTCTATTTTGCCATGGAGCTTTATAAGAGCATTTAGACAATCTTTATTTTCAGTTGTTGTTAGGAAATTAAAGTAGGTAATCCTTTTATCCTTATCATCTTTTAGAGCAGAATAAGGTGAGAATGTCAAATACAGAATAAGCAGGCGATGGACGAACGCGAAAGGGCAGTCCAAAGGGCCATGGAGAATTGCAGAAAAGAACTTGAAAGCCTGAAGTGAAAGCAGTTTTTGAGCGTTTAGCTGATAAATAGTGCTGTATTTGACATTGGAGGAGGCAATCAAAATCCACGGTAGGGTCTTGGATTCAACAAAAAAGGGTTTGGAGGGTCATAGCGAGACGGGTATT contains:
- a CDS encoding IS607 family transposase; the encoded protein is MKSSEVLKILKISRVTLWKYVKSGKIRVKTEPHSFSMKIDNDVYALAGIEDQRLNVIYARVSTNKQKQDLQNQMDNNLAFLNAKGISVDKIYSDIKSGMTLDRPGFMQLLSDVMDYKIKAVYVSYKDRLARLSYELVEKLFTSYGTQIIIINQCKSKSLEQELFEDIMQTIHSFSMKMYSKRRIAKKLLIESKANPDLINALNGETDDFN
- a CDS encoding efflux RND transporter permease subunit, with translation MINALISLSIKNKLVVVMVVFLLFLISLWAMKNTRLDALPDLSPTQVVVQVSYPNQSPEVVQEQAVYPLVSNLMGIADVETVRGIASYETGLIYIIFKDGVDLYFARDRVSEQMARVKLPPEAKVEMGSDSTSIGWAYQYALKSKTKNLAELKTLQDFYYRYALLGVDGVSEVASVGGFEKNYEVTINNDALVKYDLSITDVINAIKKSNQDTGGGIILENGFEKIIHAQGYTKGLKDLGEIVLKAPNRTPIKLTDIATINFTPKPRRSVANLNGTDEVVGGVVMVRYHADTYSILERIKQKIARLQEGDPDVQIVPVYDRSELIKKGVENLIHTLIEESITVLVIIAIFLLHFRSALVVIITLPLCVCLSFLLMHFFNIEASIMSLGGIAIAIGAMVDAAIVMVENAHKHLSHANIQNDEERQGAIIEGVKQVGPAIFFALMIIVVSFLPIFDLSGQEKRLFSPLAYTKTFAMLVGALLSISIVPILMLFFIKGKIVEESKNPINAFFIKIYGVCLTFVLRFKYVFLALSVLGLGGLYFVYKRLNWEFIPSINEGVVMYMPVTTNAVGIDTAKKYLEETNKRIKAIPEVKQVFGKAGRANSSSDSAALSMLETYIELKPKSEWPEKITYKQLRNKLEQALQLKGLVNSWTYPIRGRIDMLLTGIRTPLGIKLYGKDPYLLQDLAIQMEQKLKTLPESLSVFAEKSNNGYYLNVDLRQEKLAEYNITKESVLNMISYGVGGARVSTLIDGVESYPISVRLKDVERDNIESLDNLYIKTPFSYVPLREFARVYYENAPAVLKSEKGLSVHFIYIVPKNGVSSETYRQAAMKALESVKLPTGYYYEFSGESQYLDEAFATLKYIVPISIFIIFLLIVFALKNTINSLLCFFSLPFAFLGGLVFMNIIGLNLSIAVLVGFLALLGVASETAIVMIIYLEDAYQNFLKQSEQTSARLKEAIMHGAVQRVRPKLMTFFSILVSLIPIMYSHGVGSEIMHSIAAPMLGGMITSVVLTLFIIPTAYFVIRNAGLKKDFSAS
- the crdB gene encoding copper resistance outer membrane protein CrdB; the encoded protein is MRFSLIFVCILLNILAGSQSRLDLESIYNKYLHKNAKLESLEAQISSLQAQARAASRWDNPILYVAYNNANVNDYFVLNGEFNGMFNFMQSISVGLSQKFDVNGKRHTKKQVIDLESQKKLLELQKLRQQIAINILINAINVYKNTQKLTLLKEALGNLDSLLYKAMHSSSPDAIAIAKIEVLKSQLQIKQSDLEDALDNNKISISELTFNQSDLLSLAPSALVFNPDEELKAIMSTNREIKIADLQDSQSLKNITLARKGFLDDINVTANYLFRRHIFDMFTVGIAIPLPLYGKQSNTLQQKKEEHLVALKEVENTKNRVMHTAKKLLKRIAQLQRNLTSIDQILKANGHIVQIYANNLPSSTDYNTYYSAFNDEINTQLSKIDTQSELSTTYLNLENLKGLW
- a CDS encoding HlyD family efflux transporter periplasmic adaptor subunit, which produces MIPRLWGVVLLCCLLQAKGGDSIKVMLKEITPFRQYYALLEADETKVFSYNIRFDGYVEKLYVNQTYQNIKAGDKLFNIYSPSLISVQSELLSSVRFNKQVDQMREKLRLLGVPTYEIDNIIKTKKIKNNIDMRAPFSGVIFTKNINEGGFIKSGAEIYKIIDLRSLYVLAKVNQEDLDFVRHLSKASISIEGVSGVFPLKFDRINPFIGAQDKMVQVRFILNNPALIFFPNMFARVSIYQQARKMLVLPKEAVLVKNDKTIVFKKEDGDFTLTPIKAKRNSDGSYEILEGLKAGDEVAKNALFILDADAINNGDE
- a CDS encoding RNA-guided endonuclease InsQ/TnpB family protein; the protein is MILTERHIIKPKHPCFASIKNFCHLSKNLYNYANFILREHYLAGFKLPTPYDLINRFVKENQRDYRAMPAQSAQQVIMLLSKNWKSYLKAIKAYKAKPSKFFSKPKIPKFKPKKGVSIGVFINQQISLTKGNLTKIKFPARANLKRLITKVKETSRLKQVRVIPKTTCFIVEVVYEQPTNKPQVQGDGIMGIDLGVNNFVTAIDNQASPFIIKGGGVKSINQWFNKLKAYYAAKAKLSNNSYWTKRLGALTLWQDCKLNDFMHKASAYVVGHCLKNSISTIVIGENEGWKQKLGLSKRNNQNFTYIPYQSFLDKLRYKCELAGIKLLITEESWTSKCDHLANETMQHHEQYLGKRVKRGLFKSSTGKFLNADINGAIGILRKVFPDAVQTLRDSGVVFTPVKISLAF
- a CDS encoding nucleotidyl transferase AbiEii/AbiGii toxin family protein; this encodes MFYKEILPPEQLEIYPYLRQITDQGYVLFGGTALTLQLGHRTSVDFDFFSAEKVNKEVLRHLRGLEIAEVLQEDHNTFEFLTANHVHISCFGELDFVKKAQPTTTPDGILRLADMKSLLITKLKVVVDRVEIKDYRDIIAILKTGSVSLKDGLDGISDFFTGSNFPVMQIAKSLVYFESKELVDLTQAEKKYLIQQVSNLNPQNSISPASSHNKKL
- a CDS encoding type II toxin-antitoxin system HicA family toxin codes for the protein MADILETTAKEAERLLLQNGFTFARQKGSHRIYLKGEIRQVLPFHSGKTLHPKIIKQIMENMLK